A single region of the Ferrimicrobium acidiphilum DSM 19497 genome encodes:
- a CDS encoding type II toxin-antitoxin system Phd/YefM family antitoxin — MTITASEARKNLFPLIEQVNDDRQPIEITSRRGDAVLVSRADWDALNETAMLLRVPANAQWLIESLAQARAGLREEHTLDRS; from the coding sequence GTGACCATCACCGCCAGCGAGGCCCGCAAGAACCTGTTTCCGCTCATCGAGCAAGTTAACGATGACCGCCAGCCGATCGAGATCACCTCTCGCCGGGGCGATGCTGTGCTCGTGTCGCGAGCCGACTGGGACGCGCTGAACGAGACGGCCATGCTGCTGCGAGTGCCTGCCAATGCCCAATGGTTGATCGAGAGCCTGGCCCAAGCTCGCGCCGGTCTACGGGAAGAGCACACCCTCGATCGGAGCTAG
- a CDS encoding Txe/YoeB family addiction module toxin translates to MRLVFTPRGWKDYVWWQANDRATLKRINRLIDDALRDPTTGIGKPEPLRHLLAGCWSRRIDEEHRLVYLVDGEDLIVLQARYHYEA, encoded by the coding sequence GTGCGCCTTGTATTCACTCCTCGCGGATGGAAGGACTACGTTTGGTGGCAGGCAAATGACCGTGCAACCCTGAAGCGGATCAATCGCCTGATCGACGATGCTCTACGCGATCCGACGACGGGTATTGGCAAGCCGGAGCCGTTGCGCCATCTGCTCGCCGGATGCTGGTCACGGCGGATCGATGAGGAGCATCGGCTGGTGTATCTCGTAGATGGTGAGGACTTGATTGTTTTACAGGCCCGTTACCACTACGAGGCATAG
- a CDS encoding carbohydrate ABC transporter permease: MQNTRRRSRRIRRHISRWFYLAILTMGALVMFIPFAWSLSTSLKPLSESLVYPPVWIPHIFDWENYVKIWHLVPLARWFGNSAIAAIGVTIGNLICDSMAGYALARVQFRGQRLMFIGVLAMLMVPFQSVMLPVYILLRAFGLLDNYYGLIIPLAVQAVGIFLMRQAFLNLPSDLEDAAIMDGAGRFRMFWQLSLPLVLPSLLTLALISFMLSWNNFLLPLLVASRPHLWTVPLGVVMFQQEYFVNWPYLMAAAVMTTIPVAVIFLVFQKWFVRGIATTGMR, translated from the coding sequence ATGCAAAATACAAGGCGAAGATCACGGCGTATCAGGCGTCATATTTCACGGTGGTTCTATCTGGCCATTCTTACCATGGGTGCGCTGGTGATGTTCATTCCGTTCGCATGGAGCCTTTCGACGTCGCTGAAGCCATTATCGGAGTCGCTGGTCTATCCCCCGGTGTGGATTCCCCATATCTTTGACTGGGAGAACTACGTCAAGATCTGGCATCTTGTACCGCTGGCGCGGTGGTTTGGCAACAGTGCCATCGCCGCCATTGGGGTGACGATTGGCAATCTGATCTGTGACTCCATGGCTGGTTATGCACTTGCACGCGTTCAGTTCCGTGGTCAGCGGTTGATGTTCATTGGCGTGCTGGCGATGTTGATGGTGCCATTCCAGTCGGTTATGTTGCCGGTATACATTCTGCTACGTGCCTTTGGTCTGCTGGACAACTATTATGGGCTCATCATTCCCCTCGCGGTGCAAGCGGTTGGCATCTTCTTGATGCGTCAGGCCTTCTTGAACTTGCCGAGCGACCTTGAGGATGCCGCCATTATGGATGGAGCCGGCAGGTTTCGAATGTTTTGGCAGCTCAGCCTTCCACTCGTGCTCCCGTCATTGTTGACCCTAGCTTTGATCTCATTCATGTTGTCATGGAACAACTTTCTCTTGCCATTGCTGGTTGCGAGTAGACCGCATCTTTGGACAGTTCCCCTTGGTGTGGTCATGTTTCAACAGGAGTACTTCGTCAACTGGCCATATCTCATGGCAGCTGCGGTGATGACGACGATTCCGGTGGCGGTTATCTTTCTCGTCTTCCAGAAGTGGTTCGTCCGTGGAATAGCAACAACGGGCATGCGCTAG